TACGCAAGGTGGCAATGGTGCAGACAATCATGATCACGGTGAAGGTAAAGTAGAAGAAGAGCCTGAAGTAGCAATGACGCCAGCAGAGAAAAAAGCTGAAATGATTAGCATCTTCAACAAATACGATATGAAAAGCCCTATCGACTTAAGCGAAGCTCAACACGAATCTGTGTATCAAGAAATGGTTAAAGCTGAAACTGTTGTGACGAATGCTAATATTGCCTCTGTGCCTGCGTTCTTAGTGCAAGGTAAATACTTGGTAAATTCTGGTGCACATAAAACATTAGAAGAGCTAGCAGCAACAATTACTTATTTGAATAATTTAGATAAATAATTTAGATAAATAATCTAGGTAATCGCTTAGCTAGGTTATTTTGAGTAATACACATTAAAACATCAGCGTATTACTTTTGAAGGAGTGGTTTCTAAACCGCTCCTTTTTTGTATCCACTTTCATTCAAAAGTAGATCGTATCGTTTGTGAACTTAAATGAAGATGTTTGTATATCGATTGATAAATTATAGGGGGGAATTAGTTGATAACAGTAGACATTACAGCTAATGAATTTTATTATCGCTACAATTTTCGATAAAGAAGTATACAAAATGACATTAGCAGCAATTGATTATCGCGCTGAAAACAGTGCTGAAGCGTTCGTAAAGTCGCTTCGTGAAACAGGTTTTGGTGTATTAACGAATCACCCGATTAACCCTGAGCTAGTTCAAACTATTTACACTGAATGGCAAGCATTCTTTGAAACTGAAGAGAAGCATGGATTTTTGTTCAAGCCTGAAACGCAAGATGGTTTTTTTCCTGCAACAGTGTCTGAAACCGCAAAAGGTCATAGTGTTAAAGATATTAAAGAATATTTCCATGTATACACTTGGGGTCGTATCCCTGAGTCATTAAAAGAAAATATTCTTGCGTATTACGAGCAAGCCAATGCACTTGCTGCTGAGTTACTTGATTGGGTTGAAGAATTCTCTCCAGCGGATGTATCAGCAAACTACAGCATGCCACTATCGAAGATGGTTGAAGCAAGCACACGTACGTTATTAC
This genomic stretch from Moritella sp. F3 harbors:
- a CDS encoding isopenicillin N synthase family oxygenase — protein: MTLAAIDYRAENSAEAFVKSLRETGFGVLTNHPINPELVQTIYTEWQAFFETEEKHGFLFKPETQDGFFPATVSETAKGHSVKDIKEYFHVYTWGRIPESLKENILAYYEQANALAAELLDWVEEFSPADVSANYSMPLSKMVEASTRTLLRVLHYPPMTGNEEVGAIRAAAHEDINMLTVLPAANEPGLQVLKQDGSWLDVPSDFGNIIINIGDMLQEASGGYFPSTTHRVINPEGADMTKARVSLPLFLHPKADVVLSERYTADEYLTERLRELGVL